A region from the Microcoleus sp. FACHB-68 genome encodes:
- a CDS encoding photosystem II protein D2, producing FVSQELRAAEDPEFETFYTKNILLNEGIRAWMAPQDQPHEGFTFPEEVLPRGNAL from the coding sequence TTCGTTTCACAAGAATTACGGGCTGCAGAAGATCCTGAGTTTGAAACGTTCTACACCAAGAACATTCTGCTCAATGAAGGCATCCGCGCTTGGATGGCTCCCCAAGACCAACCTCATGAAGGCTTCACCTTCCCTGAAGAAGTTCTGCCTCGCGGTAACGCTCTGTAA